One Frankiales bacterium DNA window includes the following coding sequences:
- a CDS encoding HlyD family efflux transporter periplasmic adaptor subunit, with amino-acid sequence MKRVLVVALVLVVALGGYWFLGHRQSDASTTQYLTSAVQQGDVTSTIAATGTIGAAATYAMAFGTTTVTTSTSTSSSGNGSTGSNASSGSSSNTVTAVYVSTGQHVRRGQVLARESTAGSSAAITSAQAQLTTALAQVTSAQAQLTSTRAKIASQTSPSTAVASAQAQLQVDRAQLAVDTTALGQAQKKLAADQAAKAPAATIQADRLAVAQAQAKVAHDDAAIAQDQQAVAQASDTSATDAANAASLAQAEASLTQAQNQVTTARANLATARSAAAASTITAPVSGYVTAVDLTVGQAPPSANAVTLRSDALTVTADVAEQDVANLRLGQTAQVTVTALGTTVPAKVTALPTAANSGSSSGAVTFPLSLTLSSTPKGTLPGMSASISIATAKATNVLYVPTTAIQGTAGSTTVQLMVNGSPVSTPVNIGLSTNSATEIISGLSVGQVVVTGVVNPTASTTTGVGGVGGLTGGGGRFGGGFGGGRPGG; translated from the coding sequence ATGAAACGCGTGCTCGTCGTCGCCCTCGTGCTGGTCGTGGCCCTCGGCGGCTACTGGTTCCTCGGGCACCGCCAGTCCGACGCGTCGACCACGCAGTACCTGACGAGCGCCGTCCAGCAGGGCGACGTCACCTCCACGATCGCGGCCACCGGCACCATCGGCGCCGCCGCCACCTACGCGATGGCGTTCGGCACGACGACGGTCACCACGTCGACCTCGACGTCCTCGTCCGGCAACGGCAGCACCGGGTCGAACGCGTCGAGCGGGAGCTCCTCGAACACCGTCACCGCGGTCTACGTGAGCACCGGCCAGCACGTGCGCCGCGGCCAGGTGCTGGCCCGGGAGAGCACCGCGGGGTCCAGCGCCGCGATCACGTCCGCGCAGGCGCAGCTGACCACCGCGCTGGCGCAGGTGACCTCGGCCCAGGCGCAGCTCACCTCCACCCGCGCCAAGATCGCGTCGCAGACCTCCCCGAGCACGGCCGTGGCCAGCGCCCAGGCGCAGCTCCAGGTGGACCGGGCCCAGCTCGCGGTCGACACGACGGCGCTGGGCCAGGCGCAGAAGAAGCTCGCCGCGGACCAGGCGGCCAAGGCGCCCGCCGCCACGATCCAGGCCGACCGGCTCGCCGTCGCCCAGGCGCAGGCCAAGGTCGCCCACGACGACGCCGCCATCGCGCAGGACCAGCAGGCCGTCGCGCAGGCCTCGGACACCTCCGCCACGGACGCGGCCAACGCCGCCTCGCTCGCGCAGGCCGAGGCCTCGCTCACCCAGGCGCAGAACCAGGTCACCACCGCACGTGCCAACCTCGCGACCGCGCGTTCCGCGGCGGCGGCCTCGACGATCACGGCGCCGGTGTCCGGCTACGTCACCGCGGTCGACCTCACCGTCGGCCAGGCGCCGCCCTCGGCCAACGCCGTCACGCTGCGGTCCGACGCGCTCACCGTGACCGCCGACGTCGCCGAGCAGGACGTCGCCAACCTCCGGCTCGGGCAGACCGCGCAGGTGACCGTCACCGCGCTCGGCACCACGGTGCCGGCGAAGGTGACCGCGCTGCCCACCGCGGCCAACTCCGGCTCGTCGTCGGGCGCGGTGACCTTCCCGCTCTCGCTCACGCTCTCGTCCACCCCGAAGGGGACGCTGCCGGGCATGTCGGCGTCGATCTCGATCGCGACGGCGAAGGCCACCAACGTGCTCTACGTGCCCACCACGGCGATCCAGGGCACCGCGGGCAGCACCACGGTGCAGCTGATGGTGAACGGGTCGCCGGTGTCGACGCCGGTGAACATCGGGCTGTCGACCAACTCGGCCACCGAGATCATCAGCGGGCTGTCCGTGGGGCAGGTCGTGGTGACCGGCGTGGTGAACCCGACGGCGTCCACGACGACCGGGGTGGGCGGCGTCGGTGGTCTCACCGGCGGCGGCGGGCGCTTCGGCGGCGGGTTCGGCGGGGGGCGGCCCGGTGGCTGA
- a CDS encoding dCTP deaminase: MLLSDRDIRAELASGRVVLEPFDEAMVQPSSVDVRMDVYFRVFENHRYPHIDPAEEQPELTRLVEPAKGEPFILHPGEFVLASTYEVVTLPDDIAGRLEGKSSLGRLGLLTHSTAGFIDPGFSGHVTLELSNVATLPIKLWPGMKIGQLCLFRLSSPAEHPYGSAQYGSRYQGQRGPTPSKSHLNFHRTEI; encoded by the coding sequence GTGCTGCTGTCGGACCGCGACATCCGAGCCGAGCTCGCCTCCGGGCGCGTCGTCCTCGAGCCGTTCGACGAGGCGATGGTGCAGCCCTCGAGCGTCGACGTGCGCATGGACGTGTACTTCCGCGTGTTCGAGAACCACCGCTACCCGCACATCGACCCGGCCGAGGAGCAGCCCGAGCTCACCCGCCTGGTCGAGCCGGCCAAGGGCGAGCCGTTCATCCTGCACCCCGGCGAGTTCGTGCTGGCCTCGACGTACGAGGTCGTCACGCTGCCGGACGACATCGCCGGCCGGCTCGAGGGCAAGTCGTCGCTGGGCCGGCTCGGCCTGCTCACCCACTCCACCGCAGGCTTCATCGACCCCGGGTTCAGCGGCCACGTCACCCTCGAGCTGTCCAACGTCGCGACCCTGCCGATCAAGCTGTGGCCGGGCATGAAGATCGGCCAGCTGTGCCTGTTCCGGCTCTCCAGCCCGGCCGAGCACCCCTACGGCTCCGCGCAGTACGGCTCGCGCTACCAGGGCCAGCGGGGGCCGACGCCGAGCAAGAGCCACCTCAACTTCCACCGCACCGAGATCTGA
- a CDS encoding sigma-70 family RNA polymerase sigma factor → MSDAERPCRDEAWLEALVLRHGNTVLAYARRRVPQDADDVAAEVFAAAWRYRDRVPEPALPWLYRTASHLVLHEHRSRSRRTALAARAASIEMPDGRTDDPADAVAARLDDADAVARALAGLSDRDAEVLRLWAWEQLEPAEIAYVLGVTAAAARVRLHRARRRAASVLLTDGAAGPEAAPAPARPVVPRRAVPAPRQFPLTEEPR, encoded by the coding sequence ATGAGCGACGCCGAGCGGCCGTGCCGGGACGAGGCCTGGCTCGAGGCTCTCGTGCTGCGCCACGGCAACACCGTGCTGGCCTACGCCCGACGACGCGTCCCCCAGGACGCCGACGACGTCGCCGCGGAGGTGTTCGCTGCGGCGTGGCGCTACCGCGACCGGGTGCCCGAGCCGGCGTTGCCCTGGCTCTACCGCACCGCCAGCCACCTGGTGCTGCACGAGCACCGCAGCCGCAGCCGCCGCACCGCCCTCGCCGCCCGAGCGGCCTCGATCGAGATGCCGGACGGGCGCACCGACGACCCCGCGGACGCGGTCGCCGCGCGCCTGGACGACGCCGACGCGGTGGCGCGTGCCCTGGCCGGCCTGTCCGACCGCGACGCCGAGGTGCTCAGGCTCTGGGCCTGGGAGCAGCTCGAGCCGGCCGAGATCGCCTACGTCCTCGGCGTGACCGCGGCGGCCGCCCGTGTCCGGCTGCACCGGGCCCGGCGTCGTGCCGCGTCGGTGCTGCTCACCGACGGGGCCGCCGGTCCCGAGGCCGCACCCGCCCCTGCCCGTCCTGTCGTCCCCCGCCGCGCCGTCCCCGCGCCGCGGCAGTTCCCCCTGACCGAGGAGCCCCGATGA